The segment ACGAAGCGAAGTCCTTACAACGCTTGATACGAAACAAGAAGGAGTCGCCGCGTTCCTAATACACGACGGTTTCTTGTTAACCGGCGGCTTCGACGGCACCCTGTGCCGCTGGCGGCTTGAAGAACGATAGTTTCCTTCCCAAGCCAGGGTGCCATATTTACGTCTTCGAAAGCATGCAGTGAGATCATGCCGAGTCTGCCTTACGCCTGGCGAGAAGGACAAACCTTAATTGTAAGTCACATGCTCACGCGGACGAGAGCATGGCACCCGGCTACACGGACGGAACACTTCCAACGTTGGCATGACGGCAATTGGCAGAACGACGCGTTTGGATGACCTCTCAATCCTCTGCTCCTTGAAGAGTTCCAATGATAGGGTTGAAGCCATGTCGAATATCGTCATTTTCCTAGACCAAGAAGCCAATCGTGCCGATGTCGTTCTTCGTCTTCAAAAAGCGACACAAAAGAGCCTGAGTGATATTCGCTCATCATTGATGAATAACGCTCCTGTTGTGGAAGTCGAGTTGTTTGAAGGCGATTACGATTCGCACGCCAAGATGCTCCGTGCTGTCATGTCTTGCATGCTTGAACTTTCGCTTGGATGTCGGATCTACGAGTTGCCCGAAGGCGAGACGATGGAAACTTGCTCGTTTGTAGATAAATGTGAAATCACCCCGACCGTACTTGAGAACATCTTGTCAGAAGCCGATGCAGAACTTGACCGTCAACTCGGCGAGTAGCATCAGCCGTTTGCACCCTGGCCAGGCCATTCAGTCCTGCCCCCTTTTCTTCCCCGGCGGCAGTCTCGGTCGCCCGCGACTATCGGCGTAATAAGGCAGACAAAGCTCTTCCAGCCGCGCGCCAAACCGAGCCTCCGCCAACACCTGATTCAACTATTTATAGAACACATGCCCCGGCGACTTCGGCAAATCGGTCGAAGCAACCCAAGCCGCCTGAGTTTCACAGACTCGTTTTCCTAAAGCCATCATCCATCCTTTGCAATGGGAAGATCTTGCTGGAGAATAGCGGGGAGACGAGGGTTTTTCAACGGGCTGCTAAGATCATTCACCTACGGCCCACCTTTGGAATAGCGACTCAAGACAATGGCAAAGCTCAAAAGAAGTTGCACTTAATTCGGATTGGTAAACCCTCGAAAATACGCTCAGATTCAAACGAATTGAGGGGCTTAGGTTCTCTAAGGTGTTCTGACTCGCCAAACCTCAATCTTGGCATTTTTGAAGGCTCTTAGAACATCTGGCGTAAGCTTGATCTTCTTGGGCACTTCTTCCCCGAAAGCTAGTCGAAGCTGCTGCTGACATCGTGTAGACTAATTTGCCTGACATTGGAACACGTCCTTCCCACTACGAGTATCCCCATGATTACAACACCGGAAGAGTACATCACAGAGGTAACCGAAGAAGTACAACAATGCCTTTCTGACAAAGGGTGTCAGCCCATTCTCTTCATTGGTTCGGGACTTTCTAAGCGTTTGTTCAAGGGGCCAAGCTGGGTAGAGTTACTTGAAAGACTTGCGTCTGGATGTCCCGAAATCAAGAAGGAACTCGCTTACTATCGGCAGCAGTCCGACGACAACCTAATTGACATCGGTGAGACTTTTGCTGACTGCTACATGGAATGGGCTTGGGGAACCGGAAAAAGAAAGTTCCCTAAAGAGCTATTTGAAAGTCCAGACAAGCAGATATTCGTCAAGCATATCGTATGTGAGTTGTTCAAGAAAATTACACCGGACGCACTGACAGGGATACGAAATAGAGCACTTCAGCGTGAAATCAGGCTCTTGCAGTCAATTCGACCACATGCTGTCATTACAACTAACTATGACTCATTACTTGAGATCATTTTCCCTGAATATGAACCGGTAATCGGGCAAAGAATACTCAGAACTAGCTACTCTAGCGTTGGCGAAATCTACAAGGTACATGGTTGCGTCTCCGAACCACAGAGCATTGTGCTCACACGGAAAGACTACGACGAATTCCTTCGCAAAAAGAAGTATCTCTCGGCCAAACTTCTTACCTACTTTGCTGAACATCCTCTGTTGTTTATCGGGTATTCTGCGGAAGATCCGAACATAAAGACTATTCTTGCTGACATTGATGAAATCCTTGCAGCGGAAGACGAGCTAGTTTCAAACATCTTTCTCCTGAGTTGGGACAAAGAATTCGATACTCGCACTACGTTCCCAAAAGAGAAGGTAATTCACGTTGAAGAAAACCGGACAATACGCATTAAGAACATCGTGGCCAATTCGTTCGAGTGGGTGTTTGATGCCTTTGCCAGTGACGGCGAGCTAGAGCAGGTAAGCCCCAAGGTATTGAGGACAATTCTTGCACGTACTTACGAGATGGTTCGCCATGACTTACCAAGGAAGATCGTAGAAGTTGACTATACTCAACTTGAACGTGTAACTGAGGGCAAAGGCGAATTGCCAAAGTTGTACGGCATCGCAACTCTGGACAATCCATCAACAACGAACGCCTACTACCCCTACACGATTTCGCAAGTTGGTGAGCAGTTGGGCTTTCCCGGTTGGCATGGAGCGAGGAAGCTTCTCGACACAATTAGCTCTGAGAAGGGAGTTGATATTACCGAGAGTGACAACCAATATCATATAAAGGTTAAGACGGGCCGGGGTGATAAGTCCGCAACACATAATAAATACTCTGATGCGGCAGTCAGCTTGCTTGAGAAAGTCAAGGACGGCAAAGAGTACAAACTCATGGTGTAAATCACTTGCGATCCGTGGCCTGATCAAATTGATTTCCAAGCCATAATTGAGACTGATCAAAGTCATTATAGCCACTGGCCGTATACCTTCGATCAGCAAGTGTGAGTCCAGCTTGGCCAAGATAGTATTGGCGGTAGTTGGTGTACTGATGATTACTTTTCAACGTGTCGGAACCCGTCTTCCTCACGAGCATCAGGGACTTGGCCGGTTTCCACTTGATCTTCTTGCACGTGCGTTCATACGCTTTGGCAATGTTGTTGACGTAGCCGACCTTTTCAGTGCCATCCTTCTTCTTGCTGAACTCCCTACGGACAAGCTGTGATCCATTGGCGTTGGTGAGTGCAAAGGTTGGATTGTCTGAGCGGAACTTCTTGAGAAGCGTGAAGGTGGAGTCCCACAGCAAGTACGTCACTTCTGGCCAGGGTGCCATGTTCACGTCTTCTTGAGCATGCTGTGGAATGACGCTGCGTCTTTTTCGACACTGCCTTACGCCTGGCGAGCAGGAACAACCTGATTGTATGTCACATGCTCACGCGGACGTGAGCATGGCACCCGGTTGCGGGCGGTTGCAGGACAAAGGAAATCTCGAATGCCTTCTACCTTACAGCGCGATTTGCAAGTCTTTCGACATCCAGGCACCTTTCTAGGGTTGTTCATCGGTTTTCTTAGTTTCTTGGTTGTGCTGGTCTTGGATAGGTTTGCGGTTCTTGAAATTGGCTGGTTCCTTCACGCGCCCCTTCTAGCAGCCTGTTGAATTACTGCTTCGTGAGCGAGTTATTGAGATTGAGTCGAGTGCAAGGCGTGAATCCGCAGGCATATCCATTAGATATATTGAGGAATTCACAACGCAGCAATCGGCTCAATCTCAATAACGTAGCCGATCTGAGAAATTCAACAGGCTGCTAGGTGATGTCTTTCTATTGTTTTTAGGGATTGGGTGTTTGTGGGCTCTGTCGTTAATTGTATCGCTAAGGAAACCAGTCATCATGATTGGCCAGCAGTCGCTCACCTCGTACCAAACGACGGTTGTTCCGGCTAAATGCCTGGAGATTGATCTCAAGCAGATTCAAGGGGTGTCGGTTTGTTCGTACCCTGATACGGTTCCGGCGTACTTGATCTTCGATATCGAGCAAATGCCTCCCGCCAAACGTGACTCCGCCGTGTGGGGAAAGGTAAAAGAAAAACGATACTATTACGAATGCTCGAATCTAACCGTAGCCCCAAGTGCAATCGCAGCGGCAATCAAAGAGCGGCTTGCACAAACGAGTCCTGCCACGTAACGGGGCAGCCATGCAGGCTGAAATCGCTGGGTTACGCTTACGCTAACCCAGCCTACGCGGCTGAAGAAAGTGACGGCGGTACCTAAGCCAGGCTCCGCTTGAAAAGCGGCCAACTGCTAGAACCACTCTTATGAATTAAGAGCTGCTCTGGCGGCGGAGACAAGTTGCGGGCAAGTCTGGCGAAAGCTTTGCTCGCGTAGCCAACCGGAAGAATTACTGCGTTGCAAACGGCTGAAGGAACCATGTAACTGATTGCAGCCGATGGCACGAATTAGGGGTACCGCATTGTCTGGCGTAACGCCTGCACCGGGTAAGATTTCCAGTTGGTTGCCGAAAAGCTGTTGCCACAGCGCAATCTGATCGCGTCCTTCCCACACGGTATCACAACCGCCGGATGTGAGCACGCGTGTTGTCCCCAAATCGATCAGTGGTTGCAGAAGGGATTTCGGATCGGTCACGGTATCCAAAGCTCGATGGAAAACAAGCGGTCGCCCTATGGATAGCTGCCTCAGGGAAAGCCAGAATTCACGATCGAGCGTCCCGTCTTCCTGCAGCGCACCTGAGACAATCCCATCTGCTCCGGCAGCTAATAGCATCTCGGCATCTCTCATCATCAAGCGCAGTTCAGCCGGTGAGTAGACAAACCCGCCAGGTTTGGGCCGCACCATGGCCACAACCGGCAAGTCCACCGCACGCTTGACTTCTTCCAACAGACCAATGCTCGGCGTCAATCCACCTAGCTCTATCCCCAGATTCAGCTCCAACCGATCAGCACCGCCACGGCACGCAGCGATTGCGTCTTCGACTGAAGCAATGCAAACTTCCAGTAAAACTTCGGCTCGAGCGTTCAAAGGCAACAAGGGATAAATATGTGGTGAAATAGAGGATGAATCACAGCAACGCCCGAGGCCGAGCAAACAGTACAGCCAGCGGAAACGTCGGATTCGTGCATAGTCTCGCAGGGTGCGTCTCGCCGCCCCAAGCCATGCCAAGCAGGCTGG is part of the Bremerella cremea genome and harbors:
- a CDS encoding SIR2 family protein gives rise to the protein MITTPEEYITEVTEEVQQCLSDKGCQPILFIGSGLSKRLFKGPSWVELLERLASGCPEIKKELAYYRQQSDDNLIDIGETFADCYMEWAWGTGKRKFPKELFESPDKQIFVKHIVCELFKKITPDALTGIRNRALQREIRLLQSIRPHAVITTNYDSLLEIIFPEYEPVIGQRILRTSYSSVGEIYKVHGCVSEPQSIVLTRKDYDEFLRKKKYLSAKLLTYFAEHPLLFIGYSAEDPNIKTILADIDEILAAEDELVSNIFLLSWDKEFDTRTTFPKEKVIHVEENRTIRIKNIVANSFEWVFDAFASDGELEQVSPKVLRTILARTYEMVRHDLPRKIVEVDYTQLERVTEGKGELPKLYGIATLDNPSTTNAYYPYTISQVGEQLGFPGWHGARKLLDTISSEKGVDITESDNQYHIKVKTGRGDKSATHNKYSDAAVSLLEKVKDGKEYKLMV
- a CDS encoding copper homeostasis protein CutC, translated to MPLNARAEVLLEVCIASVEDAIAACRGGADRLELNLGIELGGLTPSIGLLEEVKRAVDLPVVAMVRPKPGGFVYSPAELRLMMRDAEMLLAAGADGIVSGALQEDGTLDREFWLSLRQLSIGRPLVFHRALDTVTDPKSLLQPLIDLGTTRVLTSGGCDTVWEGRDQIALWQQLFGNQLEILPGAGVTPDNAVPLIRAIGCNQLHGSFSRLQRSNSSGWLREQSFRQTCPQLVSAARAALNS